Part of the Leptotrichia trevisanii DSM 22070 genome is shown below.
TCATTTTTAGCATGAACCATCCAAAGCGGTTTATTTCTTATTTTCATCAAATCCTGTGTAGTAGTTGCAACTCCGCCAGAAGTAGCCGCTTTATCAAGAGCAGCCGCACTTGTACTAAATGCCGCAAAATAATCTGGATATTCAATCATCATTCTAAATGACATATATCCACCAGCAGAAGCTCCAAAAACATAAATTCTATTTTTATCAACATTATTTTCAAAAACAAACTCATCAATCATAGCCTTTACTGATTTTATATACCCTTTGGTATAATTATTGTACCAAGTGTCATCAGCTTGCGGTGCCACAACATAAGCCCCGCCAAATATCTTTTGTGTTTTATCTTCTGCAAAAGCCACTGCCCCACGATTTGCCAATTTTTGTGAAACATTATTCCGATAATTCTTGTATCCGCCTTCACCATTCCCATGAAACCAGATTATAAGCGGATGTTTCTTCCCATCATCTTTATTAACAGGTTTAAAATATTGATAATTTACTCCACTTTTAGACTTCGCCGCTACAAACTTATCAGCTTCCTCATCAACAATTTTCCCTTGTCTATAAATTCCTGTTTTATAACCCTTTATCTCCTTTTTTTGCTCCACTCTATACTCCAAGTCCATCAATACATTTCGAGAAACATCTCCAGTAACATAACTCAAAGTATTTGCTCCAGCCACATCTTTCCCATATTTCAAATTAATAACAATATTACCCTTATCATTTACAAAAATATTCTCAATTTCCCTCTCAACTTCAAATGTCCCCGATGATTTAGTCTTATCGTCTAGCACAATTCCAGCGTCTTTTGGCAAAGTTCCTTTAGCAAAAACTTTAAATGTATCTTTGTCAATTTGCTTATTTTGAATATTTTTCCCTTGCCCTTTTGTATCAATTTCAATCGAAACTATATTCTGCCCATAATCAAATACTTTTGCCTTTAATGATAAATATGTATTAAAATCATATCCACCTTTAAAAACTAATTCTGATGCAATTCCTAACATACTTACAAAAAACAAACCTACAAACACCAATACCTTCGTTCTCATAGCCATCACTTCCTCTACAATATTTTTTATTTCAAATTTAATTGATAAAATTATTAAATAAAGTAAAAATTTAAAAGTAAACTATTTTATCTTTAATTTCCTATACCTATTCACCGCCGCACAAAATTCCTGCTTTCTAGGCAATGCCAAATTTCCTGGATGCCCTGTATACGAAGAAATCGAATCAAGCCCTTCTTTTTCAATTCTTTCATAAATCCTGTCAGCCGCTTGCGAAAGTGTCAGTTTTTCATCCAGTACTTTATTTTTAAAATAGTCAATCATTACAGCAATGCAGTTTGTCTGGCTGTCATCCACAAGCTGCTCCAGCCCTGAAATGTCGATTAATTCTTTTCCATACAGAATACTGTATTTCCCTTTGGCTTTTGTTTTATCCAGTTTTCCAGATTGCGAAAAACTTTTTTTGAGTGGAATTCGTTGTGTAACTCCTTGAAATTTATCATTTGAAGAAAATTCCCTTTTATTTTCATCCGATTTTGCAATCTCTTTTGCTTTTTCTGTCACATCTTTTGGCACATATTCATCCATCATTATAACGTGATTTGCCACATCAAAATAATCTCCAGAGCCACCAACAATCAATATAGTAGAAACTCCAAAATTGTCATAAAGTTCCTTTACCCTGTCAATAAACGGTGTTATCGGCTCTTTTTCCTTTTCCACAAGTTTTTGCATTCTTCCATCACGAATCATAAAATTTGTAGCCGAAGTATCCTCATCTATTAAAATCAAAGAAGTCCCATATTCCAAGGCTTCTGCCACATTTGCCGCCTGCGATGTGCTTCCACTCGCATTTTCAGTTGAAAAAGCCCTTGTATCTTTATTTTGTGGCAAGTTATTGATAAATCCGCTTATATTCACCTTTTCCACATTTCTTCCATCTTCCGCACGTATTTTTACCGCATCCGATTCAGAAATTATAAGTTCTCTCCCATCTTGAGCAATATGATTGTAAACCCCTCTTTCAAGTGCTGCAAGCAACGTGGATTTTCCGTGGTAACCTCCACCCACAATTAGCGTAATTCCTTTTGGAATACCCATTCCACTTACTTTTTTTCCACTTGGAAGTTTTAACGTAACCTCAAATTTTTCTGGACTTTTAAACTTAACTGCATTTTTCATAGGCTTATCCGAAACCCCACTTTCACGTGGAAGCACAGAACCATTAGCCACAAATGCAACAAGCCCTTTTTCCTTCAACATTTTTCTCGCATATTCCTGATCCAGCACTAGAATTACCTGCTCATTTAACGCTTTTTTATTCAAATTATCATAAATAATGGATTTTTCCACAATTTCAGGCAGCTGCTCAAAAATAATTTTCTGTGCGGCTTTTCCCATTATCCGTCTGCCTCTCGCAGGCATCCCCATTTCAAACCTCACTTCAACTTTATCTCCCTTTATGAAAACTGAAGTTCTTTCTAAGATTTCCTGTCCACATCTGTCAATAAAAATTCTTCCACTGTCCCCAGTTCCTGTACCGTCATTCCCACTTTTCTGAATTTCCCTGTAAAAATTTCTCGTAAGAAAATCTGAAACTGCAATATTCTTATCCTTCGTATCTGTCAGCTCATAAGGAATTCCGCAAATTTTTCTATCCATTATAACCCTCATTTTTGAAGGCGGAGCATAAGGATCCGACTGCACGTGATCAATCGCAAGAACATACTTTTCAAACCTATATTCCCCTTTAAGCGACTTATACACCGAATAACTTTTTCCATCCATTGAAAATAATATTTTTTCTAAATCTCTATAACTTTTCATCTTTTGCAATCTCTCCTTCTGTTTATTAATATTTTTCTTCACTTTATGTCCAATACTTATTTAGAACTGAACTCAAAGGTATATTTCTAGAGCTTCTAATTTATGTTTGAGGCTTTCATTTATCCATTTTGCTTTTCCAAGATTATTTAAAAAAATTTTGTTATCCTCATAATAAAAAATATAATAAAATTTTTAAGGATAATGTCTTATTAATTTAAGAATACAACTTAATTTTTTTTTAGTATTTCCTGTTTTATAATATGATTCAGCCTTGAATAATTAAGATAGTTTTTATTATAAAATCAATTCGTCGGAGCATTTTTATGTGCTGGCAAAATTATTTGAGCGACAGCAAGTTTTTTGTTAGTACATAAAAATGCCGTAGACTAGCCATCGGTA
Proteins encoded:
- a CDS encoding prolyl oligopeptidase family serine peptidase, which translates into the protein MRTKVLVFVGLFFVSMLGIASELVFKGGYDFNTYLSLKAKVFDYGQNIVSIEIDTKGQGKNIQNKQIDKDTFKVFAKGTLPKDAGIVLDDKTKSSGTFEVEREIENIFVNDKGNIVINLKYGKDVAGANTLSYVTGDVSRNVLMDLEYRVEQKKEIKGYKTGIYRQGKIVDEEADKFVAAKSKSGVNYQYFKPVNKDDGKKHPLIIWFHGNGEGGYKNYRNNVSQKLANRGAVAFAEDKTQKIFGGAYVVAPQADDTWYNNYTKGYIKSVKAMIDEFVFENNVDKNRIYVFGASAGGYMSFRMMIEYPDYFAAFSTSAAALDKAATSGGVATTTQDLMKIRNKPLWMVHAKNDPTISYENTSKRVYDVLSKYGAILSSYPNVKIGETEYNGHWSWIYSLRNMPVNNKGEHLFEWMAKQRLKK
- a CDS encoding ABC-ATPase domain-containing protein, translating into MKSYRDLEKILFSMDGKSYSVYKSLKGEYRFEKYVLAIDHVQSDPYAPPSKMRVIMDRKICGIPYELTDTKDKNIAVSDFLTRNFYREIQKSGNDGTGTGDSGRIFIDRCGQEILERTSVFIKGDKVEVRFEMGMPARGRRIMGKAAQKIIFEQLPEIVEKSIIYDNLNKKALNEQVILVLDQEYARKMLKEKGLVAFVANGSVLPRESGVSDKPMKNAVKFKSPEKFEVTLKLPSGKKVSGMGIPKGITLIVGGGYHGKSTLLAALERGVYNHIAQDGRELIISESDAVKIRAEDGRNVEKVNISGFINNLPQNKDTRAFSTENASGSTSQAANVAEALEYGTSLILIDEDTSATNFMIRDGRMQKLVEKEKEPITPFIDRVKELYDNFGVSTILIVGGSGDYFDVANHVIMMDEYVPKDVTEKAKEIAKSDENKREFSSNDKFQGVTQRIPLKKSFSQSGKLDKTKAKGKYSILYGKELIDISGLEQLVDDSQTNCIAVMIDYFKNKVLDEKLTLSQAADRIYERIEKEGLDSISSYTGHPGNLALPRKQEFCAAVNRYRKLKIK